A segment of the Bacillus pseudomycoides genome:
ACTCGAATCCCTTGCGATGCCAGTGACAATGACAGCGAACGTGTAAATGAAACAATAGCCCCTTTAGATGCCGAGTAGTCAATTGCATCTTGATCTCCATGATAGGCACTAAGGGATGTTGTATTTATTATGGAGCTCCCTGAATTCATGTATGGCAAAGCAGCTTTCGTAAAAATAAACTGAGAAAAAACATTTGTGTGAAAGGTACTTGCTCGTTGGTTCGAATCTACATCAAGTAGACTGTTCCTTATGTATAGTACACCGGCATTATTCACCAAAATGTCAATACGGCCAAATTGGTGAATTGTTTGCATTACTGCTTGTTGGCAATGCTGCTCATACCCAATATCACCTGGAATGGTAATACAACTACGGCCGTACTTTTTGACATAGAACTCCGTTTCTTTGGCATCGCTGTGCTCATTTAGATATGAGATTGCTATGTCTGCCCCCTCTTTCGCGAAGGCTACAGCGACAGCTCTCCCAATTCCACTGTCCCCACCAGTTATAAGCGCTACCTTATTTATAAGCTTACCTGCTGGTTTGTAATTGGGGTTATCAAATATAGGTCTGGGTGTCATTAATGATTCAATGCCAGGTTTACCTTGTTGTTGAGGAGGGAAACCCATCACATACACCCCTCTCGGCATTTTTCTATAATGTATTATGATATTCAGGAAAATATATCTTTTTCAAGAAATTAAATAGAGGAAGTGAAGGTGTTGTTTTTGGGGTGAGAATTTTTTCAACCAGTAATATAGCCGATGAACCGGTAGGTGCTGTTTTTGACACCAAGTAGCTGTTGATAACCCACTGTTTTTATAGTCTTGAATATAAGCTTCTCATTCTTTCTTTAATAGCTGTTTTTTCATAAAAAAGCCTCCACATGGCCAACCACCATGCTTATAAACCTCAAAAATCCTCTCATGAAAATTATCCGTTTTTCCATTTAGTAAACGATTTAGTGCACACATATGTAAACCATTACTTCTTCAACTAATTCTGTGTGTATTCCATATTTCATCTACTAATTCTCCTTTAATAATAACTTCACTTCTTTTATTAAATAGAGGGTGTTAGGATATGAATATGAGCACCTTTCAATCACCTCTTGTGACTTGTCATTTTAAGTTTCCTAACTCTACTACAATTACTTTTACATTTGACCATAAATGTCTTCACCAATATTATTCTTCCTACTCTTCATAAACAACTGCGCCAGCAAAAACAAGGTGTCTATTTTCAATAGCGTTCGTTTCTTCATTCGCCTCGTTATATTCAAAATCATATACTCTAATCACTGCATTATAACGCTCCAACATATGTTCCCCATAATAATCTGTGAATTGGGATATAACATTTTCATAATAAGACGCACCATCTAATAACAACTGTAAAGCGGTCGTTGAACTATCTATAAATGTGATTTCCAGTAGGTCTTCATTGTAATCGACAAAATCAATTTGAAAATCTCTCATAAATTGTGATGGGATTCTGTCTCCCTGTTCATCAAATTTTATTTCCACATACTTTTGCAGCATTTCTTTACTCTTGAAATTCCCTAGCCATAGAGACATTACACCTGGATTTTCGATATTAACCCTCCTTTATTCATTCTTACTCGTTTATTAGGGGTCGTTTTATTTTGAATTCTCCCCACCAACTGCTAGATCACTCATCTATTCGTCATCGTCCTCTTCTATTAATAATGCATCCAAACGCTCCCTTTGTTTTGCAATCTGCATTGAAGTTTCCATACCATTTGTAAACATTGCAATTGTTACCTCTCTAA
Coding sequences within it:
- a CDS encoding SDR family oxidoreductase — translated: MGFPPQQQGKPGIESLMTPRPIFDNPNYKPAGKLINKVALITGGDSGIGRAVAVAFAKEGADIAISYLNEHSDAKETEFYVKKYGRSCITIPGDIGYEQHCQQAVMQTIHQFGRIDILVNNAGVLYIRNSLLDVDSNQRASTFHTNVFSQFIFTKAALPYMNSGSSIINTTSLSAYHGDQDAIDYSASKGAIVSFTRSLSLSLASQGIRVNGVAPGPIWTPLIPSSLPPEWLATFGDHVPMKRAGQPFEVAPAYVFLASDDASYISGQILHVNGGEIVNG
- the tnpA gene encoding IS66 family insertion sequence element accessory protein TnpA, encoding MQDYKNSGLSTATWCQKQHLPVHRLYYWLKKFSPQKQHLHFLYLIS
- a CDS encoding immunity 22 family protein → MENPGVMSLWLGNFKSKEMLQKYVEIKFDEQGDRIPSQFMRDFQIDFVDYNEDLLEITFIDSSTTALQLLLDGASYYENVISQFTDYYGEHMLERYNAVIRVYDFEYNEANEETNAIENRHLVFAGAVVYEE